In the [Clostridium] colinum genome, one interval contains:
- a CDS encoding RrF2 family transcriptional regulator → MKISTRGRYGIKAMVDLAMNADREKCVSLKSIAQRQGIPENYLEQLMAVLKKSGIVQSIRGAQGGYILNKNPEDISVGDLLLILEGSLALVDCLENQPPKKKCGNANCNECVVRDAWEMISNKLSETAHSISLKDLITNE, encoded by the coding sequence ATGAAAATTTCAACACGTGGTAGATATGGAATAAAGGCTATGGTGGATTTAGCTATGAATGCCGATAGAGAAAAATGTGTATCACTTAAAAGTATAGCACAAAGACAAGGAATACCAGAAAATTATCTAGAACAACTTATGGCTGTTTTAAAAAAATCTGGTATTGTACAGAGCATTAGAGGTGCTCAAGGGGGATATATTTTAAATAAAAATCCAGAAGATATTTCTGTTGGAGACTTATTACTAATCTTAGAAGGAAGTCTTGCTCTTGTAGATTGTTTAGAAAATCAACCACCTAAAAAGAAATGTGGTAATGCAAATTGTAATGAATGTGTTGTAAGAGATGCTTGGGAAATGATAAGCAATAAATTATCAGAAACAGCTCATTCTATAAGCCTTAAAGACCTAATAACAAATGAATAG
- the nifS gene encoding cysteine desulfurase NifS — protein MKKEIYLDNAGTTKIRPEVAKVMIENLEKAYGNPSSIYKIARENKAILEDNREKIAKAINADKNEIYFTGGGSEANNWALKGIAESYKQKGKHIITTNVEHHAILHVCQYLETIGYEVTYLPVDNEGNISIQQLKDAIREDTILISIMFANNEIGTINPIKEIGKIAKENGILFHTDAVQAVGHIPIDVKEMNIDLLSMSAHKFYGPKGIGALYIRKGIKITPLIHGGAQERNRRAGTENINSVIGMGTAIELAIKELDTEIERLTKLRNKLIDGILESIPYSRLNGARENRMPGNCNISFEFIEGESVLLLLDMNDICASSGSACTSGSLDPSHVLLAIGLPHEKAHGSLRLSLGLYNTEEDVDYLLEKLPPIVARMREMSPLYEEFLASKNN, from the coding sequence ATGAAAAAAGAAATTTATTTAGATAATGCTGGAACAACAAAAATAAGACCAGAAGTAGCAAAGGTTATGATAGAAAATTTGGAAAAAGCCTATGGTAATCCTTCTAGCATATATAAGATAGCTAGAGAAAACAAAGCTATTTTAGAAGATAATAGAGAAAAAATAGCAAAAGCTATCAATGCAGATAAAAATGAAATATATTTTACTGGTGGGGGGTCTGAGGCTAATAATTGGGCTTTAAAAGGAATTGCAGAAAGTTATAAACAAAAAGGAAAGCACATTATAACTACTAATGTAGAGCATCATGCAATATTACATGTTTGTCAATATTTAGAAACTATTGGATATGAAGTAACATATTTACCAGTAGATAATGAAGGCAATATAAGTATACAACAATTAAAAGATGCTATAAGAGAAGATACTATACTTATATCTATAATGTTTGCTAATAATGAAATAGGCACAATAAATCCGATTAAAGAAATAGGTAAAATAGCTAAAGAAAATGGTATATTGTTCCATACAGACGCAGTACAGGCAGTAGGGCATATACCGATTGATGTGAAAGAAATGAATATAGACCTTTTATCTATGTCTGCACATAAATTTTATGGACCTAAAGGTATAGGAGCTTTATATATAAGAAAAGGAATAAAAATTACACCGTTAATTCATGGTGGAGCTCAAGAAAGAAATAGAAGAGCAGGAACTGAAAATATTAATAGTGTTATAGGTATGGGAACTGCTATTGAGCTTGCAATAAAAGAATTAGATACAGAAATAGAAAGACTTACTAAATTAAGAAATAAGCTTATAGATGGAATATTAGAGAGTATACCATATTCTAGACTAAATGGTGCTAGAGAAAATAGAATGCCAGGAAATTGTAATATATCATTTGAGTTTATAGAAGGCGAATCTGTTTTATTACTTTTAGATATGAATGATATTTGTGCATCTAGTGGTAGTGCTTGTACATCAGGGTCTTTAGACCCATCACATGTACTCTTAGCAATTGGTTTACCTCACGAAAAAGCGCATGGTTCCCTTAGATTGTCTTTAGGTTTATATAACACAGAAGAAGATGTAGATTATTTGTTAGAAAAGTTACCTCCTATAGTTGCTAGAATGAGAGAAATGTCACCTTTATATGAAGAATTTTTAGCTAGTAAAAATAATTAA
- a CDS encoding pentapeptide repeat-containing protein, with protein sequence MIEYIPEHFYSNYFEPILKETLENLEEDFQQNIEEYKKEFILNFKNISEKIKKEHSDTRIGYLSYNLMLTKIINKNYKYDIYIYDKEWYLKGDIKIGEYNVEYIYKHYQKMWDKLLKEGKGYIFKINNTDINNIMLKIVDNFHKYIVSIMRNSIIELTETEEYNNLNKENIFNIHSGKFYDIYDLIYTENFNKNPIKIKKWLNKKLPEEYCNKDFKNLVLNNFNLGKCDLRGADFRKSELKESDLSYSILNGAKFKEADLRNSNIISSFLSEVNFENADLSDSKMTYCIMRKGKINDEVEVGYLGANLINTNLTNVDFRSSRFEVVDFRSAIIENTNFEECIFQECKFKKEQILNLNFTKEQLEGIKLY encoded by the coding sequence ATGATTGAGTACATACCAGAACATTTTTATTCTAACTATTTTGAGCCAATATTAAAAGAAACATTAGAAAATTTAGAAGAAGATTTTCAACAAAATATAGAAGAATATAAAAAAGAATTTATACTAAATTTTAAAAATATAAGTGAAAAAATAAAAAAAGAACATAGTGATACAAGAATAGGATATTTAAGTTATAATCTGATGTTAACAAAAATAATAAATAAAAATTATAAATATGATATTTATATATATGATAAAGAGTGGTATTTAAAAGGTGATATAAAAATAGGAGAATATAATGTAGAATATATATATAAGCATTATCAAAAAATGTGGGACAAGTTATTAAAAGAAGGAAAAGGTTACATATTTAAAATAAACAATACAGATATAAATAATATAATGTTAAAAATTGTAGATAATTTTCATAAATATATAGTAAGTATTATGAGAAATAGTATTATAGAATTAACTGAAACAGAAGAATATAATAACTTAAATAAAGAAAATATTTTTAATATACATAGTGGTAAATTTTATGATATATATGATTTAATATATACAGAAAATTTTAATAAAAATCCAATAAAAATAAAAAAATGGTTGAACAAAAAATTGCCAGAAGAATATTGCAATAAAGACTTTAAAAATTTAGTATTAAATAACTTTAATTTAGGAAAATGTGATTTAAGAGGGGCAGACTTTAGAAAAAGTGAGTTAAAAGAATCAGATTTATCATATAGCATATTAAATGGGGCAAAATTTAAAGAGGCTGATTTAAGAAATAGTAATATAATATCAAGTTTTTTAAGTGAAGTAAACTTTGAAAATGCCGATTTAAGTGATAGCAAAATGACGTATTGTATAATGAGAAAAGGAAAGATAAATGATGAAGTAGAAGTTGGCTATTTAGGGGCAAATCTAATAAATACCAATTTAACAAATGTAGATTTTAGAAGTAGTAGATTTGAAGTAGTAGATTTTAGAAGTGCTATAATAGAAAATACAAATTTTGAAGAATGTATATTTCAAGAATGTAAATTTAAAAAAGAGCAGATATTAAATTTAAATTTTACAAAAGAACAATTAGAAGGGATAAAGTTATATTAA
- the mnmA gene encoding tRNA 2-thiouridine(34) synthase MnmA, whose product MKKVVVGMSGGVDSSVTAYLLKEQGYDVIGITMQIWQDEKRECLEDNGGCCGFSAVDDARSVARKIGIPYYVLNFKREFKEKVIDYFIDEYSKGLTPNPCIACNRYVKWDALLNKALALGADYIATGHYARIEKHPKTNRYTIKTANTNDKDQTYALYNLNQFQLEKTLMPIGDYDKDTVRKIAKDIGLIVANKPDSQDICFVPDGDYAKFIKENSNFKIKEGNFIDSCGNILGKHKGITNYTIGQRKGLGISFGKPMYVSEIKADENQIVLSENKDLFKTNVLIKDFNFMSIKDIDGEIKALGKLRYSQKQAPCIIRKVENNMIEAIFEQPQRAVTPGQAAVFYDGEYVIGGGIIYK is encoded by the coding sequence ATGAAAAAAGTTGTAGTTGGCATGAGTGGTGGAGTAGATAGTTCTGTTACAGCATATTTATTGAAAGAACAAGGATATGACGTTATAGGAATTACTATGCAGATATGGCAAGATGAAAAAAGAGAATGCTTAGAAGATAACGGCGGTTGTTGTGGCTTCTCTGCGGTAGATGATGCTAGAAGTGTTGCTAGAAAAATAGGTATACCTTATTATGTATTAAACTTTAAAAGAGAATTTAAAGAAAAAGTTATAGATTATTTTATAGATGAATATTCAAAAGGTTTAACACCTAATCCATGTATTGCTTGTAATAGATATGTAAAGTGGGATGCTCTTTTAAACAAAGCATTAGCATTAGGTGCAGATTATATTGCTACAGGTCATTATGCAAGAATAGAAAAACATCCTAAAACTAATAGGTATACTATCAAAACTGCTAATACAAATGATAAGGACCAAACTTATGCCTTATACAACTTAAATCAATTTCAATTAGAAAAAACATTAATGCCTATTGGAGATTATGATAAAGATACTGTTCGAAAAATAGCAAAAGATATAGGACTAATAGTAGCAAATAAACCAGATAGTCAAGATATATGTTTTGTACCAGATGGTGATTATGCTAAGTTTATTAAAGAAAATTCTAATTTTAAAATTAAAGAAGGTAACTTTATAGATAGCTGTGGCAATATCTTAGGAAAACATAAAGGAATAACCAATTATACAATAGGGCAAAGAAAAGGGCTTGGTATATCTTTTGGTAAGCCTATGTATGTATCAGAAATTAAGGCAGATGAAAACCAGATAGTTTTAAGTGAAAATAAAGATTTGTTTAAAACTAATGTTTTAATAAAAGATTTTAATTTTATGAGTATTAAAGATATAGATGGTGAAATAAAAGCTTTAGGTAAACTTAGATATAGTCAAAAACAAGCTCCTTGTATAATAAGAAAAGTAGAAAATAATATGATAGAAGCTATATTCGAACAACCACAAAGAGCTGTAACACCAGGACAAGCGGCAGTGTTTTATGATGGTGAATATGTTATTGGTGGTGGAATTATCTATAAATAG
- a CDS encoding DNA/RNA non-specific endonuclease, producing the protein MIKRKIKNLAKKADSSIGKTVSATKQPKGSNRIKDKISSITKKAKSTVGVLVKASKTVSKSIINKAKSTIGNVVKATKQPNDKIKSPTEPKNKEKKQKKAPKEKEKISHKLKKQTKDIKENGFFYGPLKGKVVTGANDYFIKNREEFIQSLNEEGKGEYGNTKFTNSVKKGLDLGEKIGEFVEESENYLEKSLNQMIKGSYAEDETNLLGTLGEIGVGCIPFVGQVADIREIVYDFQNWEWKWSSVGDLALDAVGFVPLVGDGVKALKKIPFKEVGNSIKKGKDAIPEAINSLKKGTKEFTDKTSKKEIGKSLKEIKKEEIKNKARSVKERFENVINQILPKENLAFAGIPADIIDDTPKKFSNNIKDITEEVKNPNMNNNNNNKAKKRKQGVNIASDIITDGSHLENGKLKPNIRYMTGEYNYIYETDSKGRICKFETDDLQLTKRTKRLKHAKNTPGKLKGDHAGHLAGDRFGGSPEIDNLVSQSSINNLSKYKALENKWAKALEENKKVEINMKIEYNNDDLRPSKFIIEYKIDGDKFSVDLDN; encoded by the coding sequence TTGATTAAAAGAAAAATAAAAAATTTAGCAAAAAAAGCCGATAGTTCTATAGGCAAAACAGTAAGTGCAACAAAACAACCTAAAGGTTCAAACCGTATAAAAGATAAAATAAGTAGTATAACAAAAAAGGCAAAAAGTACAGTAGGTGTTTTAGTAAAAGCTAGCAAAACGGTAAGCAAAAGTATAATAAATAAAGCAAAAAGTACAATAGGTAATGTAGTAAAAGCTACAAAACAACCTAACGATAAAATAAAAAGTCCAACGGAGCCTAAAAATAAAGAGAAAAAGCAGAAAAAAGCACCTAAAGAAAAGGAAAAAATATCACATAAATTAAAGAAACAAACAAAAGATATAAAGGAAAATGGATTTTTTTATGGTCCATTAAAAGGTAAAGTAGTAACGGGAGCTAATGACTATTTTATAAAAAACAGAGAAGAATTTATACAATCTTTAAATGAAGAAGGAAAGGGTGAATATGGCAATACTAAATTTACAAATTCAGTAAAAAAAGGTTTAGATTTAGGAGAAAAAATAGGAGAATTTGTAGAAGAAAGCGAAAATTATTTAGAAAAATCACTCAATCAAATGATAAAAGGAAGCTATGCCGAAGATGAAACAAATTTATTAGGAACACTAGGAGAAATAGGTGTTGGATGTATACCTTTTGTAGGGCAAGTAGCAGATATAAGAGAAATAGTATATGATTTTCAAAACTGGGAGTGGAAATGGAGCAGTGTAGGAGATTTAGCTTTAGATGCAGTAGGATTTGTACCATTAGTAGGAGATGGTGTAAAAGCATTAAAAAAAATACCATTTAAAGAAGTAGGAAATAGTATAAAAAAAGGTAAAGATGCTATACCAGAAGCAATAAATAGTTTAAAAAAGGGCACAAAGGAATTTACTGATAAAACATCAAAAAAAGAGATAGGTAAAAGTTTAAAAGAAATAAAGAAAGAAGAAATAAAAAATAAAGCAAGGTCAGTTAAAGAAAGATTTGAAAATGTAATAAATCAAATTTTGCCTAAAGAAAATCTAGCCTTTGCAGGCATTCCAGCAGATATAATTGATGATACACCTAAAAAATTTAGCAATAATATAAAAGATATAACAGAAGAAGTAAAAAATCCAAATATGAATAATAACAATAATAATAAAGCTAAAAAGAGAAAACAAGGTGTTAATATAGCTAGTGATATAATAACAGATGGTTCTCATTTAGAAAATGGAAAATTAAAGCCAAACATAAGATATATGACAGGAGAATATAACTATATTTATGAAACAGATAGTAAAGGAAGAATATGTAAATTTGAAACAGATGATTTACAATTAACGAAAAGAACAAAACGCTTGAAACATGCAAAAAACACACCAGGGAAACTAAAAGGCGACCACGCAGGACATTTAGCTGGAGATAGATTTGGAGGCTCTCCAGAAATTGATAACTTAGTATCTCAATCATCAATTAATAATTTAAGTAAATATAAAGCGCTTGAAAATAAATGGGCTAAAGCACTAGAAGAAAATAAAAAAGTTGAAATAAATATGAAAATAGAGTATAATAATGATGACCTTAGACCAAGCAAGTTTATTATTGAATATAAAATAGATGGTGATAAATTTAGTGTTGATTTAGATAATTAG
- a CDS encoding iron-siderophore ABC transporter substrate-binding protein, which produces MKLRKINLISIVILGITITGCTLNNENVQNSNTSNKNINIKNSKINEQYPITIKHAFGETVINSKPEHIATISWGNQDVPLSLGILPVGVSKANYGGNDETGLLPWTSAKFKELGEENPNVFDDTDGLDFEAISNSKPDVILASYSGITKEDYDLLSQIAPVIAYPRLAWQTKWREQIILNSKAMGMEEKGKELVLNLEDIIIKETSKYPQIKGKNVAFLYFNPSDLGKFYIYLPEDPRVNYLMDLGFNLPNSILNLSKESNSFALEISAENVEILNDVDIIICYGDEKLLKSLQEDKLIGTIPAIKRGSVALIEDGTPLAASATPSALSIPATIEEYVKILSKAVDKI; this is translated from the coding sequence ATGAAATTAAGAAAAATAAATTTAATTTCTATTGTAATTTTAGGTATTACTATTACTGGATGTACGCTTAATAATGAAAATGTACAAAATAGTAATACCTCTAATAAAAATATAAATATTAAAAATAGTAAAATTAATGAACAATATCCTATTACTATAAAACATGCATTTGGAGAAACTGTAATTAATAGTAAACCAGAACATATAGCAACAATATCTTGGGGAAATCAAGATGTTCCATTATCTCTTGGGATATTACCAGTTGGAGTATCAAAGGCTAATTATGGTGGAAATGATGAAACAGGGCTACTACCTTGGACAAGTGCAAAATTTAAAGAGCTAGGAGAAGAAAATCCTAATGTTTTTGATGATACAGATGGATTAGATTTTGAGGCAATTAGTAATTCAAAGCCAGATGTTATTTTAGCATCATATTCTGGTATAACAAAAGAAGATTATGATTTGCTAAGTCAAATAGCGCCTGTTATAGCTTATCCTAGATTAGCTTGGCAAACTAAATGGAGAGAGCAAATTATTTTAAATTCAAAAGCTATGGGTATGGAAGAAAAAGGAAAAGAATTAGTTTTAAATTTAGAAGATATAATAATAAAAGAAACTAGCAAATATCCACAAATTAAAGGTAAAAATGTTGCATTTCTTTATTTTAATCCATCAGATTTAGGAAAATTTTACATATATTTACCAGAAGACCCTAGAGTAAATTATCTTATGGATTTAGGATTTAATTTACCAAATAGTATTTTAAATCTCTCAAAGGAGTCCAATTCTTTTGCTTTAGAAATAAGTGCTGAGAATGTTGAAATATTAAATGATGTAGATATTATAATATGTTATGGAGATGAGAAGTTGTTGAAATCTTTACAAGAAGATAAACTAATTGGAACTATACCAGCTATAAAAAGAGGTTCAGTAGCACTTATAGAAGATGGTACTCCTCTTGCAGCTTCTGCTACTCCATCAGCTTTATCTATACCAGCTACTATTGAAGAATATGTTAAAATACTTAGTAAGGCAGTTGATAAAATATAA
- the rplS gene encoding 50S ribosomal protein L19, which produces MNNIIREIENEQLKKDIVDFNVGDTVKVYAKVVEGTRERIQMFEGTVLKRQNGGARETFTVRRISYGVGVERTWPIHSPRIEKIEVVRYGIVRRAKLNYLRDRIGKAAKVKEDINRRSK; this is translated from the coding sequence ATGAATAACATTATTAGAGAAATTGAAAATGAACAACTTAAAAAGGATATTGTAGACTTTAATGTAGGTGATACTGTTAAAGTTTATGCTAAAGTTGTTGAAGGTACAAGAGAGAGAATCCAAATGTTTGAAGGTACTGTTCTTAAAAGACAAAATGGAGGTGCTCGTGAAACATTTACTGTAAGAAGAATTTCTTATGGTGTTGGTGTTGAAAGAACTTGGCCAATTCATTCTCCAAGAATTGAGAAAATAGAAGTTGTTAGATATGGTATCGTTAGACGTGCAAAACTTAACTATCTTCGTGATAGAATTGGTAAAGCAGCTAAAGTTAAAGAAGATATTAATAGAAGAAGTAAATAA
- a CDS encoding phage late control D family protein: MNIVTEDLTIDLPFKYKIIENLELKEELNEHSNILIKGILDNEKSNIQRFKELSITDNLKIKGKRSIYENEMKEKLEEIDIFYGVITKIKLNHEGNLYNFEIEAMSYSIMLDLKKKNRSFQDKSLTYRKLIDNIVKENNGNTIFIGDDTKTLHIPFIQYNETDWEFLKRLSSYLELKLCPDIKTEKPNIFVGIKKGKEYICDAYEYKLKKDMKTYLNIKANHMKVTEEDFISYEIKAKYNYEIGDKLIFKNLKLVVVKKYLEFKNSDLINTYELKLERNIKQEKLYNDKIIGQVINGKVIKVEKDKIKVHLEIDEKQEEDKAYLYSFGSNYTTEGNTGWYVMPEIGSKIELYIPTKSEKDAYLRRVLREDGRENENTQDTSVKYFRVKEGKELKMSPNELKFTTNGESLYLSMEDNKGVSIISNENINMYSQKNIKIESEKLKIKSNDKIAITTKDSNIVIDEVTHFN, from the coding sequence ATGAATATAGTAACTGAAGATTTAACAATAGATTTACCATTTAAATATAAAATAATAGAAAATTTAGAACTAAAAGAAGAGTTAAATGAACATTCTAACATATTAATAAAAGGGATATTAGATAATGAAAAATCTAATATCCAAAGATTTAAAGAATTAAGCATAACAGATAATTTAAAAATAAAAGGTAAAAGAAGTATTTATGAAAATGAAATGAAAGAAAAATTAGAAGAAATAGATATATTTTATGGAGTAATAACTAAAATAAAGCTAAACCATGAAGGTAATTTATATAACTTTGAAATTGAAGCAATGAGTTATTCTATAATGTTAGATTTGAAAAAGAAAAACAGAAGTTTTCAAGATAAAAGCTTAACATATAGAAAATTAATAGATAATATAGTAAAAGAAAATAATGGAAATACGATATTTATAGGTGATGATACTAAAACTTTACATATACCATTTATACAGTATAATGAAACAGATTGGGAATTTTTAAAGAGATTAAGCTCTTATTTAGAATTAAAATTATGTCCAGATATAAAAACAGAAAAACCTAATATTTTTGTAGGAATAAAAAAAGGAAAAGAATACATATGTGATGCTTATGAATATAAGTTGAAAAAAGATATGAAAACTTATTTAAATATAAAAGCAAATCATATGAAAGTAACTGAAGAAGATTTTATAAGCTATGAAATAAAAGCAAAATATAACTATGAAATAGGAGATAAACTAATTTTTAAAAATTTAAAATTAGTTGTAGTTAAAAAATATTTAGAATTTAAAAATAGCGATTTAATAAATACATATGAATTAAAACTGGAAAGAAATATAAAACAAGAAAAATTATATAATGATAAAATAATAGGACAAGTAATAAATGGTAAAGTTATAAAAGTAGAAAAAGATAAAATAAAAGTGCATCTTGAAATAGACGAAAAACAAGAAGAAGATAAAGCTTATTTATACAGTTTTGGTAGCAATTATACAACAGAAGGTAATACAGGTTGGTATGTAATGCCAGAAATTGGTAGTAAAATCGAACTATATATACCAACAAAAAGTGAAAAAGACGCTTATTTAAGAAGAGTATTGAGAGAAGACGGAAGAGAAAATGAAAATACACAAGATACTTCTGTAAAATATTTTAGAGTTAAAGAAGGTAAAGAATTGAAAATGTCTCCAAATGAATTAAAATTTACAACAAATGGAGAAAGTTTGTATTTAAGTATGGAAGATAATAAAGGGGTATCAATAATATCTAACGAAAATATAAATATGTATTCACAAAAAAATATAAAAATAGAAAGTGAAAAATTAAAAATAAAATCAAATGATAAAATAGCGATAACAACAAAAGATTCAAATATAGTAATAGATGAGGTAACACATTTTAATTAA
- the nifU gene encoding Fe-S cluster assembly scaffold protein NifU, protein MQYSEKVMDHFMNPRNVGEIEDASGVGTVGNAKCGDIMKVYLKIEDNIVKDAKFKTFGCGAAVATSSMATELIIGKTIEESLKITNRSVMEALDGLPPVKVHCSCLAEEALQAALWDYAQKNNLNIEGLEPPRDSDHHHHIANEE, encoded by the coding sequence ATGCAATATAGTGAAAAAGTTATGGATCATTTTATGAATCCTAGAAATGTAGGAGAAATTGAAGATGCTAGTGGTGTTGGTACAGTAGGTAATGCTAAATGTGGTGATATAATGAAAGTGTATTTAAAGATAGAAGATAATATCGTTAAAGATGCTAAATTTAAAACATTTGGATGTGGTGCTGCTGTTGCTACAAGTAGTATGGCAACAGAACTTATAATAGGTAAAACTATTGAAGAATCTCTTAAAATAACAAATAGATCTGTTATGGAAGCTTTAGATGGATTACCACCAGTTAAAGTACATTGTTCTTGTCTTGCTGAAGAAGCATTACAAGCGGCATTATGGGATTATGCACAAAAAAATAATTTAAATATAGAAGGATTAGAGCCACCTAGAGACTCTGACCATCATCATCACATAGCAAATGAAGAATAG
- a CDS encoding FecCD family ABC transporter permease codes for MKYYKNILLIFIILIILILCIFSSLIFGAKHIEFKIVIDTLNNLNNNSFESIVIKERIPRTVFSLIAGGALAISGTIMQSITRNPIADPSILGINTGASLFVVCGIAFLGITTYREYILLALLGASLTAIFVYFIASIGNGVSSINFALSGVTISVILSSLINIIMLPRSQVISSFRFWQVGSVSGVTWQSIISMLPFIIIGVILSFIIAPSLNLLSLGDEVATGLGVKIGLTKAISAISVILLCGTVTALAGPISFIGLMAPHIVRLLFGSNVKLIIFISSFIGAVLLTFSDVIGRILGAHSELEVGIVTSFIGAPIFIIISMKAKVRSL; via the coding sequence ATGAAATATTATAAAAACATATTATTAATTTTTATAATACTAATAATATTAATATTATGTATATTTTCTTCATTAATTTTTGGTGCTAAACATATTGAATTTAAAATAGTTATAGATACATTAAATAATTTAAATAATAATAGTTTTGAATCAATAGTTATTAAAGAACGAATACCTAGAACAGTTTTTAGTCTTATAGCTGGAGGTGCTTTAGCTATATCTGGTACAATTATGCAGTCAATAACAAGAAATCCTATAGCAGATCCAAGTATTTTAGGTATAAATACAGGTGCATCTCTATTTGTTGTTTGTGGCATTGCATTTTTAGGTATTACTACATATAGAGAATATATATTACTCGCTTTATTAGGAGCATCATTAACTGCTATATTTGTATATTTTATCGCATCTATTGGTAATGGTGTATCATCAATTAATTTTGCTTTATCTGGTGTAACAATAAGTGTAATTTTATCATCGTTAATAAATATTATTATGTTACCAAGGAGCCAAGTTATTAGTAGTTTTAGATTTTGGCAAGTTGGAAGTGTTAGTGGTGTAACATGGCAATCTATAATATCAATGCTACCATTTATTATTATTGGTGTAATATTGAGTTTTATTATTGCTCCATCTTTAAATTTATTATCTTTAGGAGATGAAGTTGCAACAGGATTAGGTGTTAAAATAGGGTTAACAAAAGCTATTAGTGCTATTTCAGTAATTTTACTTTGTGGAACAGTAACAGCATTAGCGGGTCCTATTAGTTTTATAGGGCTTATGGCTCCGCATATAGTGAGGTTATTATTTGGTAGTAATGTTAAATTAATAATTTTTATATCATCATTTATAGGAGCCGTTTTGCTAACTTTTTCAGATGTAATAGGCAGAATTTTAGGAGCACATAGTGAACTAGAGGTTGGTATAGTTACATCATTTATAGGAGCTCCTATTTTTATTATTATTTCAATGAAAGCAAAGGTGCGTTCATTATGA